A genome region from Penicillium psychrofluorescens genome assembly, chromosome: 3 includes the following:
- a CDS encoding uncharacterized protein (ID:PFLUO_004923-T1.cds;~source:funannotate), with product MSSTAVPKRMALRRSQPTDTSVPSSVSPSPFDSPRQSPSSTSLSSMASMASDKQASKMLDTYGNEFKLPDFTIKQIRDAIPAHCFHRSAVTSLYYVFRDMTILASVFYLFHNYVTPETVPFMPARVALWTLYTIVQGLVGTGVWVLAHECGHQAFSPSKVLNDTVGWICHSLLLVPYFSWKISHGKHHKATGNLARDMVFVPRTRSEYASRVGRTLHEVGELMEDTPILTATNLLLQQLFGWPLYLITNVTGHNNHERQLEGRGKGKTNGWGHGVNHFSPSSPLYEAKDAKLIALSDLGLLITGSALYYIGSTYGWLNLAVWYGIPYLWVNHWLVAITYLQHTDPTLPHYQPEVWNFARGAAATIDRDFGFVGRHIFHGIIETHVLHHYVSNIPFYNADEASDAIKGVMGSHYRTEAQSGWTGFFKALWTSARTCQFVEPTAGATGESEGVLFFRNQNGIGIPPNKMTQ from the coding sequence ATGTCGTCCACCGCTGTTCCCAAGCGCATGGCGCTCCGTCGCAGTCAGCCCACGGACACCTCCGTGCCCAGCTCggtgtcgccatcgccctTTGACAGCCCCCGCCAgtcgccctcgtccacctcgctgtcctcgatggcctcgatggcctcggaCAAGCAGGCCAGCAAGATGCTCGACACGTACGGCAACGAGTTCAAGCTGCCCGACTTCACCATCAAGCAGATCCGCGACGCCATTCCCGCACACTGCTTCCACCGCTCCGCGGTCACCAGTCTCTACTATGTCTTCCGCGACATGACCATCCTGGCCTCGGTGTTTTACCTCTTCCACAACTATGTCACCCCGGAGACGGTTCCCTTCATGCCCGCTCGCGTGGCCCTGTGGACTCTGTACACCATTGTGCAGGGTCTGGTCGGCACCGGTGTATGGGTGCTGGCCCACGAGTGCGGCCACCAGGCCTTCTCGCCGTCCAAGGTGCTCAACGACACCGTCGGGTGGATCTGCCACTCGCTCCTGCTGGTGCCGTACTTCTCGTGGAAGATCTCTCACGGCAAGCACCACAAGGCCACCGGTAATCTGGCCCGCGACATGGTGTTCGTGCCCAGGACTCGTTCCGAGTATGCTTCTCGCGTCGGCCGCACCCTCCACGAGGTCGGCGAGCTGATGGAGGACACCCCGATCCTGACCGCGACGAacctgctgctccagcagctgttCGGTTGGCCCCTGTACCTGATCACCAACGTCACCGGACACAACAACCACGAGCGCCAGCTCGAGGGCCGTggcaagggcaagaccaACGGATGGGGCCATGGTGTCAACCACTTCAGCCCGTCCAGCCCGCTGTACGAGGCCAAGGACGCCAAGCTCATCGCCCTGAGCGACTTGGGTCTCCTGATCACGGGCTCGGCCCTGTACTATATCGGCTCGACCTATGGCTGGCTCAACCTGGCCGTGTGGTACGGCATCCCGTACCTGTGGGTGAATCACTGGCTGGTGGCCATCACCTACCTGCAGCACACCGATCCCACGCTGCCGCACTACCAGCCCGAGGTGTGGAACTTTGCCCGCGGCGCCGCTGCCACGATCGACCGCGACTTTGGCTTCGTCGGCCGCCACATCTTCCACGGTATCATCGAGACCCACGTGCTGCACCACTATGTCAGCAACATCCCCTTCTACAACGCCGATGAGGCCAGCGACGCCATCAAGGGCGTGATGGGCAGCCACTACCGCACTGAGGCCCAGAGCGGCTGGACAGGTTTCTTCAAGGCCCTCTGGACATCTGCCCGCACTTGCCAGTTCGTCGAGCCCACTGCGGGCGCCACCGGCGAGAGCGAGGGCgtgctcttcttccgcaacCAGAACGGCATCGGTATTCCGCCCAACAAGATGACTCAATAG
- a CDS encoding uncharacterized protein (ID:PFLUO_004922-T1.cds;~source:funannotate) — MDLLSVLPDFATKPYAHILPPLERGKITTVDLITLDTLEIAKRAHVPPADVRRLAARIVDALHGDLGFENNNTVADTEAISSNNTNPTTTTPPTPNRTIGTGTTTLDVTRWTTISTLDPALDALLGGGIPAGYVTEITGESGSGKTQFLLSILLSVQLPKSKGGLDRRAVYISTEHPLSTPRLSQLLECHPCLSSLPDDEKPSLQNVLAINAMDLETQDHILNFQLPVAIARYNVGLVVIDSITSNYRAEHSSNSMLALSARSSELAKLGQLLRNLAVKHDIAVVLANQVSDRFDPVDGHNGMAQAGIPFALSQNTAVAGAAAGGGGRESGANSPHPRSRTETDQQAFLPSSSPAAIPSSPFPAQEDDHFDGSYLIGNPARNALLSLLHQERFFTGWGDGVPPETGSLKTPALGFSWSTQIACRIALKKEEEARAVVTSVPAVQSQEQKTKLKPPDQKSVVGEQEQGTGPEGTKPVQDLTSRPAPEFQRPDTPPRITRRSMKLVFAPWTAGSTGMNGRRSGEVDFEIWKGGLRSI, encoded by the coding sequence ATGGATCTTCTGTCTGTCCTACCAGACTTCGCGACCAAACCCTACGCGCACATCCTCCCCCCTCTCGAGCGCGGCAAGATCACCACCGTCGACCTCATCACTCTCGACACCCTCGAGATCGCCAAGCGCGCCCATGTGCCCCCGGCCGACGTGCGGCGGCTGGCCGCGcgcatcgtcgacgcccTCCACGGGGACCTAGGCTTTGAGAACAATAATACAGTAGCAGACACCGAAGCCATCTCCAGCAACAACACCAaccccaccaccacaactCCCCCCACCCCGAACCGCACTATCGGCACGGGGACAACAACCCTTGACGTGACGCGATGGACCACCATCAGCACACTCGACCCGGCGCTGGACGCGCTGCTCGGAGGAGGCATTCCAGCCGGATACGTGACCGAGATAACCGGCGAGAGTGGGAGCGGCAAGACCCAATTCCTGCTCAGCATCCTGCTCTCTGTGCAGCTGCCCAAATCGAAGGGTGGCCTCGACCGGCGAGCCGTGTACATCTCAACCGAACACCCGCTCTCCACGCCGCGGCTCTCCCAGCTCCTAGAGTGCCATCCCTGCCTCTCATCCCTGCCCGATGACGAGAAACCATCACTGCAAAATGTCCTGGCTATCAATGCTATGGACCTCGAGACGCAGGACCATATCCTCAACTTCCAACTCCCCGTCGCCATTGCGCGGTATAATGTCGGTCTCGTTGTGATTGACTCGATTACTTCCAACTACCGCGCCGAGCACTCCTCCAATAGCATGCTGGCTCTctcggcaagatcaagcgAGCTCGCGAAGctgggccagctgctgcgcaaTCTGGCGGTTAAGCATGATATCGCGGTTGTATTGGCGAATCAGGTCTCGGATCGCTTTGATCCCGTGGACGGACATAATGGGATGGCCCAGGCTGGGATTCCGTTTGCCCTTAGCCAGAATACCGCAGtcgcaggagcagcagcaggaggagggggaCGCGAGTCAGGCGCCAATTCTCCTCACCCTCGGTCTCGGACCGAGACAGACCAGCAGGCGTTCCTtccctcatcatcacccgcCGCGAtcccatcatcaccattcCCCGCCCAAGAAGACGACCACTTCGACGGCTCCTATCTAATCGGCAACCCGGCCCGCAACGCGCTCCTGAGTCTGCTGCACCAGGAACGCTTCTTCACGGGCTGGGGAGACGGTGTACCTCCAGAGACGGGGTCCCTTAAGACTCCAGCATTGGGGTTCTCCTGGTCCACGCAGATTGCGTGTCGCATTGCGCtaaagaaagaagaagaggctAGGGCGGTGGTCACGAGTGTTCCAGCAGTCCAGAGTCAGGAACAGAAGACGAAGCTGAAGCCTCCAGACCAAAAGTCCGTAGTGGGAGAGCAAGAACAAGGGACGGGTCCAGAGGGTACGAAGCCAGTCCAAGACTTGACCTCAAGACCGGCGCCGGAGTTCCAGCGCCCGGATACGCCACCGCGGATCACTAGACGAAGCATGAAACTCGTCTTCGCGCCGTGGACGGCGGGGAGTACGGGCATGAacgggaggaggagcggcgAAGTCGATTTTGAGATCTGGAAGGGTGGGCTACGAAGTATCTAG
- a CDS encoding uncharacterized protein (ID:PFLUO_004921-T1.cds;~source:funannotate) has product MSTRPSMLPPHNETEHSVSRITREGKQITYKLSVMQQPERARACGAGAKSSADRRPVDPPPVVELRIFESEPGNDAQKTDITFAYNANFFLYATLDSARPIAHGRLAGPPSCPVLTGVPVAGVAYLDRPTQAGYFIFPDLSVRHEGRYRLNFHLYEEIKDAKDADKDSTMPIPNQVPRATTNRPGSPQAFLHFRLEVKSVPFTVYSAKKFPGLATSTSLSRIIAEQGCRVRIRRDVRMRRRGDKREEEYDFDGDRSSAYRQSDRYTTPDRYIAASIERPRSNSNHSAMHSPYGFQPDPNRRTSVSDYGFPVPQPYERPMPPAPVPMAPSQTPSYQSHLSFGSTPMSYPAPQMPPTPPPLAASSASMYSPQSSFSHLRQPSTTSDYESTPAGYPLANPMAQQQMSYPKNMQMGMQAAMQPYQMEAPKPQPPYMDMRSMDPMQYQPMAQNMIPQAHTPHLAHSLPPLKALSSEYVNQPMSAVESPSSGYDAMSGSRMYYQSGPTSIKRTHEDSFGLDERPMTNGMRPDTDTYSTTYRRIEAQRAALIAELGDEMAYKRANGRTVMKVPPSVV; this is encoded by the exons ATGTCGACCAGACCTTCCATGCTGCCGCCCCATAATGAGACAGAACACTCTGTCAGCCGCATTACGCGGGAGGGCAAACAGATCACTTATAAGTTGAGTGTGATGCAACAGCCTGAACGGGCGCGAGCATgtggtgccggtgccaaAT CATCTGCTGATCGCCGACCGGTCGACCCGCCACCGGTGGTTGAATTGCGGATTTTTGAGTCGGAACCAGGCAATGACGCGCAAAAGACCGACATTACGTTCGCCTATAATGCCAACTTCTTTCTGTATGCAACGTTGGACTCTGCACGCCCTATCGCTCACGGTCGGCTGGCTGGACCGCCCTCGTGCCCGGTATTGACAGGTGTGCCGGTCGCCGGGGTTGCGTATTTGGACCGTCCGACGCAGGCGGGCTACTTTATCTTCCCGGATCTGTCGGTGCGACACGAGGGTCGCTACCGCCTGAACTTCCATCTCTACGAGGAGATCAAAGATGCCAAGGATGCCGACAAGGACTCGACCATGCCCATCCCCAACCAGGTTCCCCGTGCGACTACGAACAGACCGGGATCGCCGCAAGCGTTCCTGCATTTCCGCCTGGAGGTCAAGTCGGTGCCATTCACCGTCTACAGCGCCAAGAAGTTCCCTGGCCTGGCGACCAGCACTTCGCTCAGTCGTATCATCGCCGAGCAGGGCTGCCGTGTCCGTATTCGTCGCGACGTTCGCATGAGGCGCCGCGGCGAcaagcgcgaggaagaatACGACTTCGACGGAGATCGCTCCTCGGCGTATCGCCAATCCGACCGGTACACCACCCCAGACCGCTATATCGCTGCTTCAATAGAGCGCCCGCGGTCAAACAGCAACCACAGCGCGATGCATTCCCCCTACGGATTCCAGCCAGACCCCAACCGACGAACATCGGTATCGGACTATGGATTCCCGGTTCCTCAGCCGTACGAACGGCCGATGCCCCCTGCCCCTGTGCCTATGGCGCCTTCGCAAACACCGAGCTACCAGTCCCACCTATCGTTTGGCTCAACGCCCATGTCCTACCCGGCTCCTCAAATGCCTCCCACGCCGCCACCATTAGCTGCATCATCAGCCAGCATGTACTCACCGCAATCCAGCTTCTCACACCTGCGACAACCATCCACCACTTCAGACTATGAATCAACGCCGGCTGGATATCCACTTGCGAATCCCATGGCGCAACAACAAATGTCATACCCCAAGAACATGCAGATGGGCATGCAGGCAGCCATGCAACCCTACCAAATGGAAGCACCCAAACCCCAACCACCATACATGGATATGCGTTCTATGGACCCGATGCAATATCAGCCCATGGCCCAAAATATGATTCCCCAGGCCCACACCCCGCACCTGGCTCACTCTCTGCCACCACTGAAAGCACTGTCTAGCGAATACGTGAACCAGCCAATGTCAGCGGTGGAGTCACCGAGCTCAGGATACGATGCCATGTCTGGCAGTCGCATGTACTACCAGTCGGGACCGACCTCGATTAAGCGGACCCACGAGGATTCGTTTGGTCTGGATGAGCGCCCGATGACCAACGGCATGCGTCCAGACACGGACACCTACTCCACCACCTACCGCAGGATCGAAGCCCAACGAGCGGCTCTGATCGCGGAACTTGGAGACGAGATGGCCTACAAGCGTGCCAATGGAAGGACGGTGATGAAAGTCCCGCCTTCCGTCGTATAA